The Micromonospora krabiensis genome window below encodes:
- a CDS encoding TetR/AcrR family transcriptional regulator, translating to MTGRTGRVAVLADAAIELLAEGGMRALTHRAVDARAGLPLGTTSAYLRTRLALIEAVVRRLVDLDQVDLAAGGLPTGPPPGAPGPPLGPTDLDRLAHGIAQVVDHWLTVGRNRSLARYACLLEAVHRPELRPILAPGELLREQARDLLARAGAADPRRQGDQFVAFVDGLLFDRLVGAGALSAPTPGSPESRADLTAAVRTLLHAFAGSPRSTPPT from the coding sequence GTGACCGGGCGGACCGGACGGGTGGCGGTGCTCGCGGACGCGGCCATCGAACTGCTCGCCGAGGGGGGCATGCGCGCCCTCACCCACCGGGCGGTCGACGCTCGTGCCGGCCTGCCCCTGGGGACCACGTCCGCCTATCTGCGCACCCGGCTGGCGCTGATCGAAGCCGTCGTGCGACGCCTCGTCGACCTCGACCAGGTCGACCTGGCCGCCGGTGGCCTGCCGACCGGCCCGCCACCGGGCGCGCCCGGGCCACCACTGGGCCCGACCGACCTCGACCGCCTGGCGCACGGCATCGCCCAGGTCGTGGACCACTGGCTCACCGTCGGGCGCAACCGCAGCCTGGCCCGGTACGCCTGCCTGCTGGAGGCGGTGCACCGCCCGGAGCTGCGGCCGATCCTGGCACCCGGAGAGTTGCTCCGCGAGCAGGCCCGCGACCTGCTGGCCCGGGCCGGAGCGGCCGACCCGCGTCGGCAGGGCGACCAGTTCGTCGCGTTCGTTGACGGGCTGCTCTTCGACCGGCTGGTCGGTGCCGGCGCGCTCAGCGCTCCGACACCCGGCAGCCCGGAGAGCCGGGCGGACCTGACCGCCGCCGTACGCACCCTGCTGCACGCCTTCGCCGGCTCGCCCCGATCGACGCCGCCGACGTGA